One window of Gloeothece citriformis PCC 7424 genomic DNA carries:
- the rsfS gene encoding ribosome silencing factor: MTNSENYHNNNLLTLPLPTSEAEQKTNRLVRTILTAADDRKAADIVALDVSEVSYLTDYFIIVTGFSRTQVKAISDAIEEKVAKECHKDPSRTEGKSEGSWILQDYGDAIVHIFLPEEREFYNLEAFWSHAKRFDLSQIDLLSE; the protein is encoded by the coding sequence AATTCAGAAAACTATCACAACAATAACCTATTAACCCTACCATTACCTACCTCTGAGGCGGAGCAAAAAACCAATCGTTTAGTCCGCACCATCCTAACAGCAGCAGACGATCGCAAAGCAGCAGATATAGTCGCCTTGGATGTGTCAGAGGTGTCTTATCTAACCGATTACTTTATCATCGTGACCGGATTTTCCAGAACACAAGTTAAAGCTATCTCCGACGCGATCGAAGAAAAAGTCGCCAAGGAGTGTCACAAAGATCCCTCCCGAACCGAAGGGAAAAGCGAGGGGAGTTGGATACTTCAAGATTATGGAGATGCGATCGTTCATATCTTTTTACCCGAAGAACGAGAATTTTATAACTTAGAAGCATTCTGGAGTCACGCCAAACGGTTTGACCTATCTCAAATAGACTTATTGTCAGAGTAA